Proteins encoded in a region of the Trichomycterus rosablanca isolate fTriRos1 chromosome 26, fTriRos1.hap1, whole genome shotgun sequence genome:
- the ppp2r1ba gene encoding protein phosphatase 2, regulatory subunit A, beta a yields MAGADGDDSLYPIAVLIDELRNEDVQLRLNSIKKLSTIALALGVERTRTELLPFLTDTIYDEDEVLLALAEQLGNFTMLVGGPEYVHCLLPPLESLATVEETVVRDKAVESLRKISHEHSPVDLEVHFEPLVKRLASGDWFTSRTSACGLFSVCYPRVSSTVKAEIRQHFRNLCSDDTPMVRRAAASKLGEFAKVLELDYIKSDIISLFTALASDEQDSVRLLAVEACVSIATLLPQEDLETLVMPTLRQAAEDKSWRVRYMVADKFSELQKAVGPEITKNDLVPAFQNLLKDCEAEVRAAAANKVKEFCENLPEDSRETIIMSHILPCVKELVSDTNQHVKSALASVIMGLSTILGKDNTIEHLLPLFLAQLKDECPEVRLNIISNLDCVNEVIGIRQLSQSLLPAIVELAEDAKWRVRLAIIEYMPLLAGQLGVEFFDEKLNSLCMAWLVDHVYAIREAATCNLTKLVEKFGAEWAQNTIVPKVLGMANDPNYLHRMTTLFCINALSEACGQDITTKHMLPVVLKMSNDQVANVRFNVAKSLQKIGPVLDSNSLQNEVKPVLEKLAADQDIDVKYFAQEAISVLALA; encoded by the exons ATACAATCTACGATGAGGATGAAGTGCTTCTCGCTCTTGCTGAACAGCTGGGCAACTTCACCATGCTGGTTGGAGGCCCTGAATACGTTCACTGTCTCCTT CCACCACTGGAAAGCCTGGCCACGGTGGAGGAGACAGTGGTGCGGGACAAGGCGGTGGAGTCCCTGCGCAAAATCTCTCACGAGCACTCGCCCGTGGACCTGGAGGTGCATTTCGAGCCTCTCGTGAAACGACTGGCCAGCGGTGACTGGTTCACCTCTCGCACCTCAGCCTGCGGCCTGTTCAGCGTCTGCTACCCGCGTGTCTCCAGCACCGTCAAGGCAGAGATCCGCCA ACATTTCCGTAACCTGTGCTCTGATGACACCCCGATGGTGCGTCGTGCCGCGGCCTCCAAACTCGGCGAGTTCGCCAAAGTGCTGGAGCTGGACTACATCAAGAGCGACATCATTTCTCTCTTCACTGCACTGGCATCTGATGAGCAG GACTCCGTGCGCCTCCTGGCTGTGGAGGCGTGTGTCAGCATCGCCACACTGCTGCCTCAGGAGGACCTGGAGACACTGGTCATGCCCACTCTGCGGCAAGCGGCCGAGGACAAGTCCTGGAGGGTGCGCTACATGGTGGCAGACAAGTTCTCAGAG TTACAAAAGGCAGTTGGACCAGAAATCACAAAGAACGACCTGGTACCAGCCTTCCAAAACCTTCTCAAAGACTGCGAGGCCGAGGTGCGGGCTGCCGCTGCGAACAAGGTCAAAG aatTCTGCGAGAATTTACCAGAGGACAGCCGTGAGACCATCATCATGAGTCACATTCTGCCCTGTGTCAAG GAACTGGTTTCAGACACGAATCAGCATGTGAAATCTGCACTGGCTTCTGTGATCATGGGTCTGTCGACCATTCTGGGCAAGGACAACACCATCGAGCACCTGCTTCCTCTGTTCCTGGCTCAGCTCAAAGATgag TGTCCAGAGGTGCGACTCAACATCATCTCCAATCTGGACTGCGTGAACGAGGTCATCGGCATCCGCCAGCTTTCACAGTCTCTGCTCCCGGCTATTGTCGAGCTGGCCGAAGATGCCAAGTGGAGAGTGCGACTGGCCATCATCGAATACATGCCTCTACTGGCTGGCCAGCTG GGCGTGGAATTCTTTGATGAGAAGCTGAATTCCCTGTGCATGGCGTGGCTCGTCGATCATG TCTACGCCATCCGAGAGGCGGCCACCTGCAACCTGACGAAGCTGGTGGAGAAGTTCGGGGCGGAGTGGGCTCAGAACACCATCGTCCCCAAGGTGCTCGGAATGGCCAACGACCCCAACTACCTGCACCGCATGACCACGCTTTTCTGCATCAAC GCTCTGTCGGAGGCGTGCGGCCAGGACATCACGACCAAGCACATGCTCCCGGTGGTCCTGAAGATGTCCAACGACCAGGTGGCCAACGTGCGCTTCAACGTGGCGAAGTCTCTGCAGAAGATCGGCCCCGTTCTGGACAGCAA CTCTCTGCAGAACGAGGTGAAGCCTGTACTGGAGAAGTTAGCCGCAGACCAAGACATTGACGTCAAGTACTTTGCCCAAGAGGCCATAAGTG TTCTTGCCCTGGCTTAA